In Salvia splendens isolate huo1 unplaced genomic scaffold, SspV2 ctg595, whole genome shotgun sequence, the following proteins share a genomic window:
- the LOC121790712 gene encoding uncharacterized protein LOC121790712: MVGSSLPSHNLTPKSIKFLCSYGGRILPRHSDGKLRYHGGQTRVLSVDSSISFSELLVKMGEMCGSSVSLRCQLPADDLDALISVTSDEDLTNLIEEYDRSSSLKIRAFLSAPKSTKKVSPPTSFSSHASTPKSAFGMYTGGGGLPPRCPISGGRQFKRISSKPPAYPIIVGQRVSGKIPHQFVYQYQIGQGNGCRVSRLIHNGNHWQ, from the exons ATGGTTGGATCTTCACTTCCTTCTCACAATCTCACTCCCAAATCCATCAAGTTTCTATGTAGCTATGGCGGACGGATTCTCCCCCGTCACTCCGACGGAAAACTCCGTTATCACGGCGGCCAAACTCGCGTCCTCTCCGTTGATAGCTCTATTTCTTTTTCCG AGTTGTTGGTGAAGATGGGAGAGATGTGTGGATCATCGGTGAGTTTGAGGTGCCAATTGCCGGCGGATGATCTGGACGCTTTGATATCGGTAACCTCCGATGAGGATCTAACCAATCTCATCGAGGAATACGATCGGTCGTCGTCCTTGAAGATCAGAGCCTTCCTCTCCGCCCCCAAATCCACCAAAAAGGTGTCTCCGCCTACCTCCTTCAGCAGCCATGCGTCGACGCCGAAATCTGCCTTCGGTATGTACACCGGGGGCGGAGGTTTACCTCCTAGGTGCCCGATCTCCGGCGGTCGGCAGTTCAAACGGATCTCGTCAAAGCCGCCGGCGTATCCGATTATCGTGGGCCAGAGAGTTAGCGGAAAAATTCCTCATCAATTCGTTTATCAGTATCAGATTGGGCAGGGAAACGGTTGCCGCGTCAGTCGCCTCATTCACAACGGCAACCACTGGCAATAG